The following is a genomic window from Calliphora vicina chromosome 5, idCalVici1.1, whole genome shotgun sequence.
CCCaaacaatttacaaattaaatggATTCGAtaaaattgctttttttttgctcattttttgcTTCTTTAATACTAACGTTCATGGCTTTTTTCCTTCTTCTCTTTCAAATGAACACAATAAAAAGTCGATTTTCCTTTTATGCCCTTAAATAAAACTGagcattttcatttgtttttccattttgagAAAACATAGTATTAACGATATGGGTTTGTAAGTAATGTTTGCTTTTAAGCAGAAACAgaaacataaaatcaaatttgaaaatatgtacggcttttaaattttgttcataaaaaaacaaaaatttgttttttttgttcggTCGGTTGGATGGAAGGATGGATAGATGGTTGTCTGGCTGGCTGAAAACTTTACAAAACTTTGCATCTACTCATTCAATATAATCGAGAGAAACATTTCTCCAAAAGCATTAAAATATGTGTGTGTATTTATAAAAGtggctttaaaaaattaattaatattcatattttaaaaatataaatccaaaaatgctatttttattattgaatggCTCTCTTTTAAGACATAATTAGTTTCGTTTTGGTTGATGTAAAGTGTAATGGTAGATATTAGTTTATCACAACATTGGTAACAGTTTATTAATACATATTAATTTGGTTTGATTtcttatttattgttgttattcttGCTCTGATCACTATATAGAAAATCTGATTGAGACAGATTGCTTTAATAAATGTTCAACTGTTAAATAGATTAAATACCTATAACACAATGCAGAATAAATGATGAAGTAGAAAATATTTCTGTAAATAATGTGTGGGatagtttaaatatttgaaatatattattCGTATTTTGTATTATTCCCACATCTGCAAACCAATATGTGTTTcctctttgaaaattaaatactaaaatagcCCTTTTTTGTGGATGTCTTGCATTCGCAGCACCGAACCACCCTCACAAAAATAATCTAAATATATAGTAAAGAGTGCTGTTAGTTCGTGGTAAATGAACTTTCTACTTTACCAACATTTCTTTTTTCTCTTCTCTTTGACATTCATAATTTATTCGAATTAGAACATTGGTAATAtttgaacttttgttttaaactcATAAAGATATAAAAGCTACCGAAATTACAACTGCTCTCATTAGTAGTTTTTATGTCTATTTTGCAACATCATCCGTAAATTTGTATAGGACACATCATTTCAAGATGTGGACTTTTCTTAAAGTTGCgttattttgtgtaattttgggaTTATCGGGTATTTTTGCCGAATCGAAAGCAGAAGAATCAGCAGAATTGGTTGATGGTAGTGTGAGAAATGGCCTGTTTTCATTTATTCCCAGAATAACTGGCAGAGCCGGTGCTAATTATGTGCCAATATTTGATATTACAtcgttttttaacaataaagcTACTAAAGCGCCAGCACCATCAAAAAAGCCATCGAAAAGACCGACGAAAAGACCAACAAGGAGACCAGTAAACAGACCACCATATTATCCGCCATACTATCCTCCATATTATCCTCCGCCATTTCCTCCACCCTCACATTATCCATATCCACCGCATTATCCCTACCCACCATATTATCCACCGCCTTATTATCCACCGCCAGAAACTACTCCATCGACAACAACCACGAGCACTACAAGCACCACAACAACGACTACTACAACACctccaccaacaacaacaacaactacaacgaCTACCACAACACCAGCTCCAACCACAACCACTACAACAACATCCAGACCATTTCCACCATGGTGGCCATTTCCTACACCAGCAACAGATCCAaccacaactacaacaacatccAGACCATTTCCACCACCATGGTGGCCATTTCCGTTAATGCAACCGAATGTAGCTCCACTTCCCGGTACTCGTTGGCAGTTGGTTTTGGATCAGAACCCCTACCAAAGGAGCAATAGGGGAAGAAAAGCCAAAATTAGTCAATCCTCCAGATATAGGCGAAGAAAAAAGTgatttgttaacaaataaaataaataattgccgATTGCTGCCTCGAGAATAGATTActggaattaaataaatttaattcaaattgtgACCCaacgaaaaaatatatgtacatacttacatggataaattaaattataatttaatgtgttttttttttcttctttaatacTCTCGAAGAGAAATGATAACTGTGGCAAGAACTTGAGGAAGTGAGCTTCACAAATAAGTTgtataatttagtttattttaaagtttgcaaatatgtatagctgttataaatataaaactcgtacaaaagaaaaaatcatgCACTACAATtactataatattaaaaaaacaatattatgcccaaaaaattaaatactattGTATTATATTCAAATGAAAGCTAACTGTACTTTCCACAATAAGTCGACgttattgaagtaaaatttattcAGTATGAATTGCATACATTTAAATTAGTTGAGTTGTGTAATCGATCACCATCCCTGTAAATATTACAAGAGTTTTAAATGTGCTCTTAAATTGGTTTATTTAACAGTAATACCGGTTTGTGTCATTTGTAGCCatcatttattttccaaaaattttattaaatttaataagttaggatttaattaagtttatttgtaatttaaaaattgcggATTCGAATTTAATCTGGACTTTTGTTAATTGAATAACTATTAAATTTCCAAGAAGATGATGATAACGAACaacatatcgttaccttaatatagaaaggccctaactcttgtttttttttcgtaagcccagattttcgtttatttccaTAAATGGTCAGGTCATATGtatatcatatttagccaaaaaatcatgacttaaaaaaacacgagttagggcctgtctatattaaggtaaagtattttaatttctataaaaatatcatTTGGTTCCAATAGCCTATACacaatatataaagaaataacTTGTACCATTTATGTAACAACGGTCTGATGAGGTTAAATTATGTTACGACGATTTCTGAGCTAGGTGTTCAAGTAACACACTAGATTTCGTTTTAAATGTATCACTTTCAGAATgtctcaaatatttaaaaaaaaaatatatatattccgAAGTAACAATAAATCGAATCACACAATCCACGAAAACttagcatatttttttatttattttataaaatgggTAAAATAATCTATCGTGATAGATTCggatcaaacatttttatgaacatATCCACCTAGTTTCCATTTGTAATGTTCTATTCAAGCTCAAGTTACGACTAAATGAAATGCTGAAAATGCAAAAACTTTTGCTTGGAAAGTTATAGAGTGTTAATTCATGGCTTTtgcttttgtttaaaataacttttatttttatctctTTGCATTTATGTattctaataaaataatttcattcgATATTTATTGAGTTAAGCAAAAAATTTCACAAGAGTAGATGTGtttataaacaagaaaaaaatgtgttatttttttcttttagcttttttctaacaataaataaaaacgaatttaaattaattattctttTTGTGTTAATTGGATCATTCTCATACGCCCATTTTAAttcttttgtaaaaatgtatattttaggagttaatattttattatttgttttcgcAGCAATAAAACTAAGAAAATGGTATCCAAAACTGTAACACATAAATATTCAATTTCTTTTCATTCACGGTATCAAACAGAGATTCCATCTCATacgaaataattaataattcataAGTTTCTTTAATGTTCGTAATGGATTGATATAGTTTATTATGTTTTAAGTTATTCATCATGCgctagtaaaaataaatataaaagaccAGAATTCTTTAGTTGAATAGTTTTTTTGGCATTTAGTCCTCAAGTCAGCAGATTAACATCGAGCACTAATGATGTTGCTCAAACTTGCGGCGGTGTTTGTCACTGCAATTCTTGCAATACAAAGTGTATCAACAGAACCGGCACGGAGAAAGTACAAGTATAGTTCAAATAAGGATGTTTATTCGTTGGAAGGATTACAAGCTCGTGTCATTGGAAATCCTCTTGTAACGACATCGAACAATAATTTGCCTACTAGTATTGTTATACCATTGCAATTGGATCAGTTCagcaactattttttaaaacacaaatatgTGACAACTACGTCAACGTCAACGCCAACACCAACTAAACCTCCAAAGCCGACAAGACCAACTAAACCTAATAAGCCGACTCGCACGCCGAAACCTAAACCTCCGCCATACTATCCTCCGTATTATCCACCTTATTATCCACCCTATTACCCACCCTATTATCCACCACCATATTATCCACATCCGCCATTTACAACAACCACGGAGAAGCCAACAACTACAACCACTACTACTACAAAGAAGCCAACAACTACAACCACTACTACTACAAAGAAACCaactactacaacaacaactactaccaCGGAGAAACCAACCACTACTACCACAACAACTACGACAGAGAAACCAACTACTACAACAACTACAGAAAAGCCAACTACTACAACAACTACTACAGAGAAACCAACTACTACAACAACCACTACAGAGAAACCTACTACGACAACAACTACTACAGAGAAACCAACTACAACAACTACAGAGAAACCTAACAGACCGACCAGATTTCCTCCATGGTGGCCGTTCCCAACTCCAAGAGCTGGTTCACGTTGGCAATTAGTTCTTGACTCGCCCTTTGAGTTCAACCGAAGCATCAAgagcaaataattaaaacaattccTTGCCATCCTATACAAATTCTACACTAATCAAATAATTGTAACCAAATAAAATAtacttacatataaatatttataacagaATTAAACACGTTTTTGTATTTCAGTTATTCAcagatttttaaatatgaaatataaaattgttctgACATCACTAACTCGTTATAACTTGATAGcaaatcaaaattataaaatgtcatGCGTTTGAGATATGCAAATTTCccccaaattttacattttcaaaatttattttaaacgaaatttgtaaaattaaaaaatttgtttccctTTATCGGTCGTGCCTATTATGGGTCAGCGTGGGGACCGAATTGGATTTGACGGATTTcgaggaaatttagtttttagtcaTACActtttatacacagaaaaaatggtaacagttattaagtaattgaaaaaatttgtttgaaataagattaaaattttcaataattttttaattgaataggtttttttttattctcatatcaacaatttcttttatgtgctgtttttctatagcgaacgagtactttgagtgtaaatttaacatgtattttgttattgtaacaaaaacaaaatacatgtaaaacgtccactcaaaacgctcattcgctatagaaaaacagcacattagatatttattaacaatttcagttgttaaaattcaaaaaaatttcgtaaaatatttttttagtttaaacaaattcttgttgtgctgcaaacaaaaaaagtattattttatgacaaaccaataaacatagttcaaaaagtcttattagtttagatattttttgtttgaaacccaacacaaatttatttaaactaaaaatatattttatgacattatgacaatacgacctaataggagaccgtttgaatcccccaattatattgaaagtaacaaaaataaatgtgtcaagaaattacatataaattaaagaaaaatataaacattttgttgtttcataaaaaatatgttttcttttgtgaattataaagaaattggtGTATTCCAGATGGTAAGTTGAATATGTAACTATAATTGAGCTATAGGCAAAAAATGGAcatcaattttatatacaaaacttattttcaacaGGATTTCAGTGGACTCTTTTCAACATCAAATGTTGAAAAGAGTCCACCGTTCCACCGTTCGTGGAAGGTGATACTGACCTGTACTTTGTACCAGTTCAAAAGGTGAGATAATGGATATAACAAGctttaactttatattttaaatatatatatgtaaggagtgagatcgaaaaattcttaacacacgtttttcattacattttttaacccaagtattatttgaatttttttttgatcaagttacctttgaaaaacatgtcagttattatgtgtaatgtcaattatattaatttttttgttaatctgattaaaatgagtgaccagaaaaaagtgcgtactgaaattattaaatattttcaacaaaacccaacttggtcttacaaaaagttggccaagcatacaaaggtctgccgtcaaactgtttccaatgttattaaacagtaccgggagaacttgtcagttgatagaaaacctggttcaggtagaaggaatggtccacatgatgtttctaaagccaaaaaaatagaacgcattttcaaaagagctcccaacacatccggtaggaaagcagcccggttagctcagtgctcggactatttggtacgaaaagttaaagctaatgcaggtttaaaaacatacaaggctcaaaaagttcctgacaggaacgctactaaaaatttagaggccaaaaacagagcacggaaattgaagtcaagttttataaaaaaatattcttgctgcataatggatgacgaaacgtatgttctggcagatttttcgcaacttccaggtcaaaaattttatgttgctgatgctcgagggaatgttgaagaaaagtttaggacccaaaagcagacaaaatttcccagaaagttcttggtatggcaagcaatatgcagttgcggcaaaagaagccactcatttgttacaacgggctctataaataccgaaatttacatcaaggaatgtttacaaaaaaggctgcttccattcataagacttcataatgtgtccacttatttttggcctgacttggcatcctgtcactatggcaaacaagcccttgagtggtacaagaacaataatgtggtatttgtaccaagagaggcaaatcctccaaactgcccggagctaaggccagtggagagatattgggctcttgttaaaagagaattgaagagtacaaaaaaggtgtccaaaagtgtggtagattttaaacggagatggactacatgttcgagcaaagtgacagaaagcactataaaaacgttaatggaagggtttccgaaaaaggttcaaaatttcatcactagtgattaaaactataaaaataattttttttgtaaattgtaataataatttcaatcaaataaaaaaaaaattaaagctgtaagtttagtggtttcttttttataaacatatatgtatgttaagaatttttcgatctcactccttatgtcattattataataaattgtaaatttgtttataataataaaaacaagaattaaaaccaacaaatgcatttttaattaatataagaaaaatctattgcagatacatataaataattaactaGTACCAATATAATTATTCAATGTTACAAacctattgttaaaattttactactgactattaaacaattttttgtttaacttcaCAAACTTgttgttaaaacattttatttgtcataatttttttctgtgtacaaatatttcgtagcttattttttaatacatatttaagttCAGATTGCTTCTTTATGTTGCTTATTTAAGTCACAATTGTTCAAGACATCATAGATAGACCTCAACACTAgaaattgttaaatataaaaataccttgtaaaataattttcttgctGTTATCAATAGTGATAGTGCCAAAACAAAACGACCTAGGAACATGAAATTaagtattaatttttgttagttgctcaaaaatgtttggaaaaatcggtacaacATACTATATGGTCaaaaagatatgtggaaatacttTGAACCGCCTCAGCGAACATCtgttgttaataacatgatatggccGAAACAAATGgaactaaaaacaagtaagaaagtatggtcgatcaagaccgaccatataataccctacactaagtaaaagagcaaaaaaattaaaatttcaataatatatatttttgagtgattttcggaagtgggacttatatggaccgatcaccatgaaattaggtcgtgtgatttatgtatatattaaagttaactatgttgaattttgtgtgtataccaacatttttaagcgatttatgcacgttaaagtcattttcggaagcggatctatatgggagctatgattaattatggaccgatcgtaacaaaaatttggtgacatgaattttgtatatataaaacaaatttcgagcgcaatttgtggagatacatttataaattaaacatttatgaccgataaagtccaatttcggaaggacatttgtattggggctagatgaaataatgaaccgatttcagccactttcaatagacttcgtccttgggccgaaaaaacatggacagccagccgaccagccgaccagccagccagcaagacggacggacatcgtttaatcaactcagaaagtgattctaagtcgatcggtatactttaacgtgggtgttagactaatatttttgggcgttacaaacatctgcacaaacgcattataccctccacactatcgtggtgtagggtataataagaaatttgttgttaaaacagTTCTTTTGCATATacatttgtggaaatatttgaaaaattaattgagaATCACATGTAATAAAGCAAACAATTTTGTCCTTAATtagctggccaccactgtatatgtatgtatatcataaGACAGCATAAACAAATTGACCTCAAGTCTTCCTATTTCATCATATTGGAgtcatttcaataaaaaaaaaaaaaaatatttggaaaaatcaaaaaaaaaatatccgcTTTAGACTGcataattttaacataatttttgttatcATCGTTGCTAGTgattataaaccggttaaccgaaaaacaaggttttcttcgaaatctcgattttttgcgaaccggttaatttaaaatgttgattttcggttaaccggtttatccagTTTTTATCACTccgttaaccggtttttaaaatttggactaaaattaataaatgtcatttttttgtgcattttttatattcattgtatacacattattggtctgatttgaaatctaaactgctgatttacaataaaaacctctttagattaatatttttaagaattacaatgattctaaatagtagaggacgatgagtttacttaaaaactttttcagaaactattaaaaactaACTGACCcaacagacgttgtcctgtccaagttaaaaaaagcttgtgttcgatttgtgaatttgtgtgaAGCGGTTtgtataagtaatcgaattttatataaaaaatcgaattttggtcagaaatatgaatgatcacagatcgagctctttttcttgattaaaagcttattagccaagttataagcgaatttagatattttgaatttttatataaaaaatcaaattttggtc
Proteins encoded in this region:
- the LOC135961547 gene encoding uncharacterized protein LOC135961547 is translated as MWTFLKVALFCVILGLSGIFAESKAEESAELVDGSVRNGLFSFIPRITGRAGANYVPIFDITSFFNNKATKAPAPSKKPSKRPTKRPTRRPVNRPPYYPPYYPPYYPPPFPPPSHYPYPPHYPYPPYYPPPYYPPPETTPSTTTTSTTSTTTTTTTTPPPTTTTTTTTTTTPAPTTTTTTTSRPFPPWWPFPTPATDPTTTTTTSRPFPPPWWPFPLMQPNVAPLPGTRWQLVLDQNPYQRSNRGRKAKISQSSRYRRRKK
- the LOC135961548 gene encoding salivary glue protein Sgs-3-like, producing the protein MMLLKLAAVFVTAILAIQSVSTEPARRKYKYSSNKDVYSLEGLQARVIGNPLVTTSNNNLPTSIVIPLQLDQFSNYFLKHKYVTTTSTSTPTPTKPPKPTRPTKPNKPTRTPKPKPPPYYPPYYPPYYPPYYPPYYPPPYYPHPPFTTTTEKPTTTTTTTTKKPTTTTTTTTKKPTTTTTTTTTEKPTTTTTTTTTEKPTTTTTTEKPTTTTTTTEKPTTTTTTTEKPTTTTTTTEKPTTTTTEKPNRPTRFPPWWPFPTPRAGSRWQLVLDSPFEFNRSIKSK